The region CCTATATGTAATATCCAGAGGCTAAACTTGTACAGTTCTTGAGATGACGATATTAATGTCAACAAATCTTTGAGTGAGCACcgtttaattttgaaaagttcgTGAAAAAATGATTTCCGCAGAAACTGGAAATAGCAATTTTGATACGAGTAAATATCAATTATGCTTATGCAATTTAGCTAATAAGATTAATTTGAGGATATCTTTACCTTTATAACATGTTTAATTGGTTGCCTTGGCAAAAATATTCCTTCGATCGCCactgactcccccccccccccattggcggcgaaagccaaaaaatttagggggagtccacctgaaatttttggatggacacaggtaaataaaaattgtaccagcccccccaaaaaggttatcaacctaaattttaggatggctaaccaaaaatttttgacaagcaaaaaaaaaaaaaggtcatcaacctaaattttaggggggacaacacaTTCAGGGGGTCCAcatgaatttaggggggacgcaggaaacaaaattgacaagcaaaaaaaaaaaaaaggttatcgaaAACAAATTTAGGGtcggggaccgtccccccccccactaatagaaaaataaacacCGACTCCTGTTACGCCCCTGAGAGAAGGGTTACCATGGTTACGGTTGAATGAGTTCAGCTACTGGTATTCACAATTTGACAGTGCCTGACCCTGTATGTTTACAAACTTAGTTTGGccactttcatttattttcgaTGCATGTAATTCAGGTGTTATTCCCTGGTCGGTCGTGTCGGGGGACAACAGCAGGTTTCTTTGGGAGTTGGATGCACTACGAACTTGGGTACGATCATCCACGAGCTTATGCATGCTATTGGATTTCACCACGAGCAAACACGAACAGACCGCGATGATTTCATCTACATCTACTTCCAAAATATCATAAGAGGTAAGGGAAATAAGTTGGATGTTTAGTTGCTGTAATACCATTCATAAATCTTTGGATTACGGGATCATTTTTGAGTGATACTTTTGAGGACACTTAAAAGTATAAATGCACATTTGCAGTGAAATATAGAAATTTTACGATTTcaagaataagaaaataaatgttttcgtTGCAGGTCTGGAGTACAACTTTGAAAAGTACGAGCAAACCTCCATTGATCATCTCGGTACCCCCTATGATTACTTCTCTGTGATGCACTACCATATGACTGCTTTCTCATCAAACGGACAACCGACCATCGTAGCTCGTGACACGAGGTACCGACTGGATTATCGTACCGACTTCAGCGAAAATGATATCAGGAAGATCAACATCTACTATGAATGTAGTGAGTCGGTGATAGagggttaaaggggaagttgaTCCTTACGAAAAGTTTTGTGTCCAAAtattcaaggaaaaaaaatcatacaaaatattgctataagtttgaggaaaattcatcaaacggattaagaaagttattagaattttattatttttttcattttagacGTCAAGTACCTGCAGCTGCCCCAATATGTGATGTTATATTAAATGCATAAATGTCTATTTTTGTCAGTGGTTCATTAGAAACCATTACAgaagaattaatcaattaatcaacCAATCGTCAATACAAAAGCCCTAAGAGCTACTTTTAATCAATTTCTTAGTTTCCTATGGTTTCCATACATTTCTGAACATTATGtgctaaaatttgattttgctCTGCAAACAACTAACAGCTCCTGATGAGTTAcataaattatattcataattttcccCCACTCAGCCTCAAAAGACGAGACCACTGTTAAACCACCTGGTAAGTATTATTATACTGAATATATCTCGAGGAAGAGGATAGAGGAATTTTCGACCGAAATTTGAcctgtttaaaaataaaataggatTTAAATCAACTAGTCATGaattaatatattaatataaaataattgaattaaaaacGGAATCATACACTTACTCGATAGCTCCTTCATTAATCTGTTCAGTATTACTTGTGGATCCAATGGCTTTTTTAAACGTTGATCGGGTGCTTACCGTGCTTTCACATTCTTATGAAGTCATAAGGTTGTCTACATTATTCTCtaacttcattaaaaaatgttctCACTCGATCGATACTCCCTCCGTTGCGTACCATTCAGGGAAACAttttataaacccctcaaaataagttctgcaactcaagtttgagtgctaataaatttcttagtgtgccatcatcatattatgtgaaagtggtatcattgaaaagtatgattattcctctttacgatcatgtgtcatttgtaatgctagtgttatcatgaaatacacagacatgatagaCATGCAGCaatgtcaaaaatgaaatgttacaaaattcgttgccatgtcatgtttgagttctgcaactcaaactgcaagtttgagttcTAATAAaattcttaatgtgccatcatcatatgcaaaagtgatatctttagaaagcatgattattcttctttacaatcatgtgtcatttgtaatgctagtgttatcatgaaatacacagacatgataatactcagcaatgttgacatgaaatgttgcaaaatgcgtcgtttgcaatagcgaatttccaattgtttcgaggattgaccgagtgcattcactgtcgcCTGCATgttggaaattctatagaaatggagactcttgttagaaatcaatgcattttgcaacatttcacttctgactattctcgatgttcagggtgattgcatattccatgattacataatcacagcaaatggcatgtcattgtaaagaagaataattcagctttttaatgataccagtttcatcttttatacttcatttacCAAAAAGATATcgtcccccaaaactgagttgcaaaactttttttaggGGATTTAGTTATAATAGCTCAAGATAATGGGGTCATTTAATGAAGAGCTATATAAAAGTTCAAATAGTATTTTTCCTCTATGGTGGGAGAGATAAGGTGAACGCCTGTAAAAGGTGTAGCTTTGTCCGCCCCTGATGACATGATGTACTGCAATGAGCTATGATGGTCTAATTATGCACCTtctatcttattttatttctttttaaaacagttgcgattgatgcaaaaaaattatacctcggtcacatttgctctacggcgagtcgaaaacagccgttttattcatttaattcaaaCCAAGATATCATGTGTATTGTAGCTGgtacacaaaatgttaaaatggctgttttcgactcgccgtacggtcgCAGTAGAGcaaaatgtgaccgaggtataccGTAGtatccatttttttcaaagggcTCCATCAAATGATAAtaccaaaaataacaaatggTATAAATactgtgattttgttttttactatCAGCGCCGGATGAAGAATGTATGGATATGAATCGGGGTTGCCCTTTCTGGACTGAATATTGTGATACTAACCGCTGGGTTAGTACCAATTGTAAGCTCAGCTGTAAAATCTGTACCCCGACTACCACGACTACGGGTTAGTAACTGATATGTCTatacaaaatgtacattttactgttattttctttatttccaattgtttcttaattatttgttttttttcattcagcaggttaatcatgattatgttAGCTGATGTCtgtgaagatgatggtgatgatgacttTCACAACAATGATTATCCCGTGATGATTACGATAAAAATGATCACCATAACGAcgacaaaattgaaattatcaccatcatcatcatcatcatcatcatcatcattatcatcatcatcatcataatcatcatcatcaccatcatcatattcttcatctttaaattcttcttcttctcctcctcctcctcattcttcttcttctcctcctccttcttcttctacttctcctccctcttcctcatcttctttttcttcgtcatcattttcttttctgtttcttcttcttcaacaCCATCGCTTTCATCGCATCCTATCATTCCTATCCGCTGTCTTCACGAATATTGATTAATAGACCTACACGTGTTTCGTTTCTCCAATCTGTTTTGCTATACATTATTGTTATCCAATTTATTAGCTTTCTCTTGTTGCTGAATTTAATCTAAATCCAATGCATacctattttattttaatacttggtcttctttacaaagatttGTACCATTTATATTTGAATGTGGGTGAAGAAAAAGCAATTAAAAGTTGTATTGTTCCCATTATcagaattattatcattactgttaTCACAGTCTAAACACACTATAAAGAACAAGGTATTGTccatttgttatcataacaagattttatgaaacgggacccgGAAATTCCAATTGCTACTGTTTGAAGGCATGTTTTTATTACCTGATTATCGTCACATTTTATGGTTGAAAATCATAtccgtattttttttacttttacttttaaAGGAACCGGTGGAAATAACGGTGAGTTGATCAATCTTCTTGATGATTATTtagtaaaaaaaggaaaacatgaTTTACCATATTGAAGTCTGTGTTGAGGTGCTAGGTCCATGTAACGGAGTGAGACTCTGTCAAAGCCATGCATTCTACCATGGACACTCACTTCAAAAACGGAGGTATTAAAACCATTCCGCTAGTGTGACAGAAGACTATGTATTTTACACCatcaggggccgcagaacggttttgaaagtgggggggggggggggcttaaccATGCAAAAATCAGATGGCCATTtgtacgtttttgtacacgattttggaaaaaagtgggaactgaagcccccaccccctcccgtATCCGCGGCCCCTGACCGGTTAGTTTATCGTTCATTAGTGTTGTAATCAGATCTGTCAGTTACTCTAACGCCGGTGTTGTGTTCAAACTAACGGGtgtattttaacacctcagggtgtaaTCCTTTCAGAACACCGAATCGTGTTCATGTTAAAACCGTTGTCTACTTAATACATTGTAATGGTTACCGGCGAAATTGTGTGTCTTACTACTTTTCGGCTATTCCGTTCTATATTAAGTAGGCCTACGCCGTTTTGAGGGGTACAGGTCGAAGTTGAACTTTCTTCTTTCATTGTATTCGGTTTATAAATGACATCGTTTATCAcgatatttttttctgactgaAACTACATCAGATATCCCATTCTCACGATCTCACAGATTGCACAGACAATCATGATAATTGCGAATACTGGGCTGGAGAGGGAGAATGTGATAACAACCCTACCTGGATGTTGGTTAACTGCAAAGTTAGTTGTTATCAGTGTGACACCGGCACAGGTAAGCACAATAACTGGTCCCAGAAAGTGTCATGAAGGAATGTATTCCAGTGAAAAGACCATTGTATATCGCACGTTAATCACGAGTTGCTGCATGCAGGCTACTGTTATCAAGCCTTTTTGACTTCAGTCTATATTCTATTTTACACAGTGAAAACACTACGATTTTTATGAAAGGCTGTTTATTATGAACCTCACAGtatagttgtttaaacagtttagaCAAGTGTTTGAAATCTTAACAAAGTTTTCTATTAAGTtctcaataaatcaagcatggtTGTTTGGAACAACTACTGCATAAGGTTCATAATAAACAGCGTTGtgtattaaaatttcaaacagcgTATTTACTATGTAGGTTACATCTATACCGTAACAAtatattatttatgaataacAGATCGAATGAATAAGGTTATAAATTGTACATTTACATTATAGGTTAATAATAGATTACAAAAAAAGTCTTATTTCAAACGTGTTTGTCATCAGATTTTCTATAAACCTATGTAGTCATGGATTCGATCGCCAGTGTTTCATGCCATCATCTTCATGGTCTTATATACCTCTCAATTACTGGGACATTTTACATAGCAATCAAATCATTTCATTGTTCTCATCCTGGCAGGTAGCCATTTaacacctggatggagagtgtCAAATGTGGATTAGTGTCTTGCCACATGATTGGGTTCGAACCCTAGGTCCTTAGATTAAGACTCTCGTGACTGAAACACTATGCAACGACACTGCATTtactttaccatgtttacagtTATCCTGTATATACTCGTAAAGAACAAATCTCCATAAGCAGATGACATATGTTTAAAGGCTGTTTCATATCTCATTGCGTTTTTAAATCAGAAAACTGCAAAGACCAGAACGAGAACTGTGAAGTGTGGGCCAAGTACAGACAATGTACTGAAAACCCAAACTACATGTTGGAATTCTGCCCCCGTTCATGTGGACAGTGCGGTGGTGGCGGCATCATGGAAGGTAAGTCGAGAAATAATTTGGTAAAGTGTTACATGGTATTACAAAAACCAATATAATTCATGCTTActagattataaaaaaaatcatgctttggGCTCAAAAGCTTATAGTTATAACATGTCATTCCGGCGACTAAAACTATTACGGGGAATGGGGTTGTCGTGATCATGAATGGTCGCCCCTTTcccttaagaaaaaaaatggcacaGTTTACAACCATCCATAGACGGTTCTGCAGAAAGAGACGTATGTCGGGGGACCTAAAGGATATTAGGGGTTTTTTTCTTGTCAGACTTTCggggagaaaaacaaatttcaacaGATTCTGCTTCCATGTTGGTTGAccgttttcttttcctttttattgtttgtgcGATTTTTAGTATTCTTGCCCTAAAATTTCGTCACCCATATCGTTCAGAAACCGGCCCCAAATTTTCTTTCAAGTAATGGACACACagacataatcatgataattgctGTACTCAGTGCTGTCGTTAATATTTACCAAATTTTAGATCATGACGACACCGtacatttatttgtgttttccAGCCTGTGAAGATTACCACGAGAACTGTGAATACTGGGCCAGTATTGACCAGTGTCGACTAAATCCCGGTTACATGAACTACGAGTGCAGGAAAAGCTGTGATCTCTGTGCTGCGAGCTCGCCGCTGGATTTGGTACCTCAAAGTAAGATTACTTAtctttaaaataagaaattatgtTAACCAATAGGCTTCGCTTTAACCCCTCAATTCAACGTTATAAAGAATCGAACAGCattattgaatgaaaataattggaAGGATACCCCGAAATAAACCTCAAGAGTTGGTTTAATGACAAAGTACGGGTCTCTAATTGCAGAATAATCCAAAGTAGAATTTATATATTCGGAGGGCTGAGTCCCGGGGTTGAGTATTCGAGTCCCCGGGTCGAGTCCCACCTATAGCGtcttttggcaaggcgttaatcccaTAGAGTTATATAAAGTTTAGTACGTATTTAACTCTAGGGTTAATCCACACTTCACCTCACCCAGATGCTAAATGGTTAGCCGATAGGACTTTATTGTTGCTTTATGTGTGCGCCTCATCGCATGGCGACTTGCTGGAATATAATTTAATCCTTAGGGAGTGGAGGACGT is a window of Lytechinus variegatus isolate NC3 chromosome 2, Lvar_3.0, whole genome shotgun sequence DNA encoding:
- the LOC121407074 gene encoding zinc metalloproteinase nas-13-like, with product MDLSLICVCISVLYIGITLAEYNEKTGFVNRRGVPNGGMDIAPPSFEDIRNFGTAKSGDAFTNILKRNEAINSTELCLEQGDIPFPCNSNNRQRRNALRDRGVRWINGIVPYVIDGYYDGATRQRIIRGMERYHEETCIQFVQRTNEQDYIYIFPGTGCYSLVGRVGGQQQVSLGVGCTTNLGTIIHELMHAIGFHHEQTRTDRDDFIYIYFQNIIRGLEYNFEKYEQTSIDHLGTPYDYFSVMHYHMTAFSSNGQPTIVARDTRYRLDYRTDFSENDIRKINIYYECTSKDETTVKPPAPDEECMDMNRGCPFWTEYCDTNRWVSTNCKLSCKICTPTTTTTGTGGNNDCTDNHDNCEYWAGEGECDNNPTWMLVNCKVSCYQCDTGTENCKDQNENCEVWAKYRQCTENPNYMLEFCPRSCGQCGGGGIMEACEDYHENCEYWASIDQCRLNPGYMNYECRKSCDLCAASSPLDLVPQTQCQDTSGYCSVYAEEGKCESSRDYMSLTCPDTCSMCPDKSYPPVNGGSELRSFFGFLGVLIVLSQRLAM